The window GAAAATTATGGCTGTTTTGAAACGATAATTGAAGAGGAAGCACTTCGGAATTTATATTCCTACACCTACGTTTTCAATATATAATTTTCGGCAAAATTGAACCAAGCACCTCTAAAATTTTAGGGGTGTTTTTTGTGTGTAATTAATTCTGTATCAAGAAAAAATCACTATCTTTATTTCGCTGAAATTCAGCATTCAAATTAAAGTAGGGTTATCCACTTTTCGACTTTCGCCGATAGCCTTGCACATCGAAAAATAACATATCGGAAAATCATTTTCTCTGAAAATGGCAATCGGCTTTTTAGCCGGATTGTATGGATTTTTGTCACGCTTGCGCGTGGCGAAAAGGAATAGCAAGAGGGTAACGGGCTGCGCCGCGTTACATATTCCATTTTCGTTTTAATCCATTGATTTTTAATTACTTAAAATCAAACAGGATTTAAAATTTCCAACAATTTGCGTCAAATGGTCTTGAAACACCAGTAAACAGGGATGGATTTACGTCAAATCTTTAAAAAGGCGAAAGGAAATGGATTCATTTATCACTATCAGGTTCAAACGAAAAACGGCCAAGCGGTTTCAAGAATTTTCAAAAATGCACTTTAAAACGCACACCGAAGCGATGGAAAACATCCTCGATTTTTTCCTCTATAACGAGATTTCCCCAAAGGAAAAATTAGGACCAACGGGGCGAACCATCGAAGCGAAATTGCTCAAAAGAATCAATGCGGTCATCGCCATAATGCGTGATGTAGAAAAGACCCAAACCAAACCTACGGTCGCAATGTTGCAATCCCTTTTTGTGATAGACGAACCCAACAAAAAACCATTGATAGTTGAAAAGAAATATGCCGAGGAAAAGAAAGAAGTGCGCTTTCGCGAAAAGCGAAATCTAAAAAACGAACTCTAATATTCGAGCTATGTACATCACAATAACACCCCAAAAGATGGGCGGTAATTTTTCCAAAAGTTCGGCAGATTTTGTTGGGTATTTAGAGAAAGAAAATCAAGGTTTGGAACAACAGGATATGGAACATTTTTTCAATCAATATGGCGATGAGATTTCTGCTGAGGAAGTCATCAGGGAAATCGATGGTAATACCGCAAAATTGGAAAAACACGAACCAAGATTCTATTCAATTACTGTTAGCCCTTCAAAATATGAATTGCAAAAACTTCAGAACAGTAGCCAAGATTTAAAACGATACACCAAAGAGCTGATGAAAGATTATGTGGCTTCATTCAATAGGGAAATCAAAGGGCGACCGGTTAAAATCGATGATATAAAGTACTATGCAAAAATAGAGCATCAACGCACCTTTAAGGGAACAGATTTTCAGGTAAAAGAGAACCAACCTTTCGCAACAAAAATACTTCAGCTGAAAAATGAAATCCGAAATATTCAAGATGGACGAGCAGAAGGAAATATTAAAAAGATGAAAAAGGAAATCGCCAAACTGGAACGCCAAGCGCCCCAACAGCAAAATGGAAAACGGATTGTCCAGGGAATGCAAAAAGATGGAAACCAAAGCCACATCCATATTATCGTGAGCCGTAAGGATGCGTCCAATAGATTCAGTTTATCGCCGGGAAGCAAATACAAAGCATCTGATGTAAAGTTGAATGGGGAAACCGTAAAACGGGGATTTGACCGAGACAAGTTTTTTGAAAGAGCAGAAAAAACATTCGATAAGACTTTTGGCTATAAACGAAACTTTGCCGAAACCTACAAAGCTCGAAAAGATTTTGTGAAGAATCCCAATCTCTATTTCGCTGCCTTGATGAAACTACCAGCTAACGAAAAAGCCTTGGCTTTTAAAATGATAGCAAAAACAGGATTGCCGATAGTGCCAAATATTCCAGTTAGTCAAACACAGATTGCACTGCGGGTTCTTAAACGGTTAAGACGTGGTGCCGAAGTGGCCATCAAATCAAGTTCCATAGGAATCTAATCGTTATGCAAATAGATAACCTCATAACAACACTTTCAATTATTGGTCTGGCCAGTTGTATTTTCTATGCAATTTTTCGGATAAGTCGGTATGCATTCATCATTAATTTTCTCGTGCTTGGTGCGATGGTATTTTATTTGAACGAGGAAAACCGACTGATTCTGATTTCTCTCTATCTGGTTTGCCCTCTCATATTAATTAACATAGGAATGTATGTGTTCCTGCATAAAACTGACAAGCCGACAAATGGCGATAGCAAATATCAGGTCAGCTTTGCCACCACTAAGGGCAATTTCAAACTGGATAACATCAAACGTGGTGCATCCATCATCGGTTCTGCCGGAAGTGGAAAGACCGAAAGCGTTGTGTATGGATTTTTGAAACACTTCTGGAAAGAAGGGTTTTGCGGAATTATCCACGACTATAAGGATTTTGAACTGACCGAAATGGCATATCCACTTTTCAAGGATAGTGATATCCCGTTTAAGGTCATTTCCTTTGATAAAATCATCCACAGGGTAAATCCTATTGCACCACGCTATTTAGAGAACGAGGAAAGCGTAAACGAAGTGTCGCGGGTATTAATCGAGAACCTATTAGAGCAAAGAGAAAGTGGTACGACCGGCACAACAAAATTTTTCAATGATGCAGCTGAAGGTTTGATTGGTGGGTTGATTTGGAAACTTAAAACCACCTATCCACAATTCTGTACACTTCCTCATTTAATTGCTATTTACCAATATCTGGACACGGACAGCCTTATCCAGTTCTTGGAAACCAATACTACATCAAGAGCTATGGCAGATGCTTTTATAAGTGGCAAGGATTCTGACAGGCAGACGGCTGGTGTAAAAAGCACATTGGCCAATGCGTTGAAACGAATTAGTACACAACGCATTTTTATGGCGTTATCCGCAGATGAAGTGCCACTCAATATAAATAATGAGGAAAATCCAGCGGTCATTTCAATAGTCAATAACCCGAAATTCGAAACATCATATTCGCCTGTTATTGCTACCATTATCCACACCATCACAAAACAGATGAGTGTGCGTAGTTCAAAACCATCTTTTCTGCTGATGGAAGAAGCGCCAACGATTCGTTTATTGAATATGCACCGTATTCCGGCAACACTTAGAAGTTATGACATTGCCACGATTTACGTTATGCAGGACAAAATCCAAAATGATATGATGTATGGCGATAAAGCCAGTAAAGCCATATTAAGCAATTTATCCTACCAGTTTTTCGGAAAGGTCAACGACCCAGATACCGCCAAATATTATGAACGCTTTTTTGAAATTATTAAGGATCCAACCAAGAGTATAAGTCGTGGTCATAACCTCGATTTTGATACTCGCATTACCACGGGCGAAAAGGAAATACCAAAGATTAGGGCTGATATTTTCTTTAGATTAAAGCAAGGTGAATTCATTACCTACGCTGATGGGAAGGACAAGAAAGTGCAATTCAAACTATCAAAAATCAACAGGCAACTACCAAAAGAATCTAAGCAATATTCAAGTGCTGATATAAATGCCAATTTTGAGCGGGTTTATGATGAAGTGCGGTCGATATTTGGATAAATTTAGGTGGTCTAATAGGTGGTCTAATAGGTGGTCTAATAGGTGGTCTAATAGGTGGTGTAATGGGTGGTGTAATAGGTGGTCAAATTGGGTGTCGATTATATGAAATTTTATTTTGGAATGTATAACGGTCTATATGAAAGTTTTCCTATCGACACAGGCTCGGTGACTTGAAAAACCTTTACGCTATCGTAGTTTTCTTTTACAGCATTTACAACATCCCCAACAAAGCTTGGTTCAGCATTATAACCCACGAGCACGTTTAACAAAGAGGAAGGCTTATACTTGACCCTTCCCGTTCTTTCTTTTAGAAGCCGAAGCTCTTTTTCATAAGCCCATTTTTCTGTTTTTTTGTAGAACAAGTCAATGATATGATTAGGCTGGGAAATGGCGCTGTATTCTCTTTCCTTTATTTCGGAAACATAATGGACAGGAAGTATGTTATGAAAAAAAGTCGGGTCGGCACTACTATCAAAATGAAGGCAGACCCCTTTGTCGTTTCTTGAATAGATTTTCCATAAGTCTTCGTTCATAGGGTACATCGTAAAACAAGCAATACCAAAGCTAGATACAAAGGGTTTTATCTTGGTAGCGGCAAATTCCTGAAGCTTTTCTTCAGTCATATTTTCATCGTAATAGGCCTTGACTTGCGGATCAAGTATATTTTCTGCTATTGTATTGTAAAGTAATTTGACTTCTTCTGGATTTGTTGAAAGTTTTACAAATTCAGGATTGGAATCCAATTCATCGTTAAGTGAGTCCCTATCTGAAAACCAAATATAATTCTCTTTAAGCTCGCTTAAGGTATTTTCGTTGGGTGGACGGAATCGAAATACGTGTGGTATTCCCATCGGTATAGCTAAGTCGTGGTCTTGATTAAAAATATTGAGCATAAACCTGAAATTATGTAAAATGTTGTATATTATCAACAAAAATAGTAATTTTGTGGTAAATATGCAACATAATGAATTCTAAGAAAACAGTTCTTCTACCAAAATATCAAAAGATTTTTGAGCAATTGGGCGAAAATATAAAGCTTTCGCGAAAGCGAAGAAAGCTTACGACAGAGCAGGTTTCTGAACGTGCAGGTATCAATCGGACTACATTGTATCGAATCGAAAAAGGCGACCCGGCGGTTGCCATAGGCTCTTATTTTAATGTGTTCAGAGTGCTCAATCTAGAAGATGATTTTAAAAAGTTGGCTGTGGATGATGAATTTGGAAGAAAGCTACAAGACCTAGATTTATTATAAGAGCAATGGCACGAGGAAAATTTGACATATACGTATTTGCAGATTGGGTCGGCCTTGAAGAACCTACGCTAATAGGAATCTTATCGGCACATTTTGCCAAGGGTAAGAAAGCCTTCAGTTTTGAGTATGATAAAGACTGGTTAAAAACCGATGCACAGAGATTGTTAGACCCAGACATCGATTTTTATTCTGGTCCGCAATATCCAACCAACAAAGAGAATTTTGGAATCTTTTTAGATAGTATGCCAGACACTTGGGGTAAGACTTTAATGAAACGTAGGGCTGTCCAAGATGCTAGAACAAATAATGAAAAGGCTCGTACACTCTATGAAATAGATTATTTACTTGGGGTTTTTGACGAAAGTAGGATGGGTGCGTTGCGTTTTAAAACCGAACTGGAAGGTCCTTTTTTAGATAATGATGATAGAACGCCAACACCACCTTGGTCATCATTGGGCGATTTACAAGAAGCCGTCAAACAGTTAGAAAGTGACGAACAAAATGATGATATACGAAAATGGATTGCAGTACTGATTGCGCCAGGTTCTTCATTAGGTGGTGCCAGACCAAAAGCTAACATTTTTGATACCCAAGGAAATCTATGGATTGCCAAATTTCCGTCAAAAACAGATACAGTTGACAAAGCTGCTTGGGAATTTTTAGCCTATCAATTAGCTACTGCGTCGGGTATAGAAATGGCAGATTCTAAAATAGAGAAGATTAGCGGTCAGTATCACACATTCTTAACAAGACGGTTCGATAGGAACAATGGAAAACGCATTCACTTTGCATCCGCTATGACGATGACCGGAAATACCGAAGATATCATAAAAGAGTCTGCACCTAGTTATCTCGAAATCGTAGAATTTATAGAAAATTATGGTGCAGATGTAGAAGCCAATTTGCATCAGCTTTGGCGACGCATCGTTTTTAATATAGCCATTTCCAACACGGATGACCATTTGCGAAATCACGGTTTTATATTAACCGATAAGGGATGGATATTATCGCCTGCCTACGACCTAAACCCATCCATAGAAAAAGATGGTTTATCGCTAAATATAGATATGGATGATAATGCTTTAAACTTTGATTTGGCTAAAAGTGTTGGCGAATATTTTCGTTTAAGCGAAAGCGAAATGGTAACTATACTTTCTGAAGTATTAACAGTTGTCAAAAATTGGAAATATATTGCCGAAGAAGTAGGAATAAAAAGAAGTGAGGTAGAATTGATGGAAGGGGCTTTTAGGTATTAAGACTAAAAATAAGTAAAATTTGAGCAAAGCAAAAAAAAGCGCCTTACCCGATAAAAAAATGCCACACCTAGTCCTATTGGGTGCTGGTGCAAGCT of the Nonlabens marinus S1-08 genome contains:
- a CDS encoding BfmA/BtgA family mobilization protein; this translates as MDSFITIRFKRKTAKRFQEFSKMHFKTHTEAMENILDFFLYNEISPKEKLGPTGRTIEAKLLKRINAVIAIMRDVEKTQTKPTVAMLQSLFVIDEPNKKPLIVEKKYAEEKKEVRFREKRNLKNEL
- the mobB gene encoding MobB family relaxase; protein product: MYITITPQKMGGNFSKSSADFVGYLEKENQGLEQQDMEHFFNQYGDEISAEEVIREIDGNTAKLEKHEPRFYSITVSPSKYELQKLQNSSQDLKRYTKELMKDYVASFNREIKGRPVKIDDIKYYAKIEHQRTFKGTDFQVKENQPFATKILQLKNEIRNIQDGRAEGNIKKMKKEIAKLERQAPQQQNGKRIVQGMQKDGNQSHIHIIVSRKDASNRFSLSPGSKYKASDVKLNGETVKRGFDRDKFFERAEKTFDKTFGYKRNFAETYKARKDFVKNPNLYFAALMKLPANEKALAFKMIAKTGLPIVPNIPVSQTQIALRVLKRLRRGAEVAIKSSSIGI
- a CDS encoding type IV secretory system conjugative DNA transfer family protein — translated: MQIDNLITTLSIIGLASCIFYAIFRISRYAFIINFLVLGAMVFYLNEENRLILISLYLVCPLILINIGMYVFLHKTDKPTNGDSKYQVSFATTKGNFKLDNIKRGASIIGSAGSGKTESVVYGFLKHFWKEGFCGIIHDYKDFELTEMAYPLFKDSDIPFKVISFDKIIHRVNPIAPRYLENEESVNEVSRVLIENLLEQRESGTTGTTKFFNDAAEGLIGGLIWKLKTTYPQFCTLPHLIAIYQYLDTDSLIQFLETNTTSRAMADAFISGKDSDRQTAGVKSTLANALKRISTQRIFMALSADEVPLNINNEENPAVISIVNNPKFETSYSPVIATIIHTITKQMSVRSSKPSFLLMEEAPTIRLLNMHRIPATLRSYDIATIYVMQDKIQNDMMYGDKASKAILSNLSYQFFGKVNDPDTAKYYERFFEIIKDPTKSISRGHNLDFDTRITTGEKEIPKIRADIFFRLKQGEFITYADGKDKKVQFKLSKINRQLPKESKQYSSADINANFERVYDEVRSIFG
- a CDS encoding DUF2971 domain-containing protein, whose translation is MLNIFNQDHDLAIPMGIPHVFRFRPPNENTLSELKENYIWFSDRDSLNDELDSNPEFVKLSTNPEEVKLLYNTIAENILDPQVKAYYDENMTEEKLQEFAATKIKPFVSSFGIACFTMYPMNEDLWKIYSRNDKGVCLHFDSSADPTFFHNILPVHYVSEIKEREYSAISQPNHIIDLFYKKTEKWAYEKELRLLKERTGRVKYKPSSLLNVLVGYNAEPSFVGDVVNAVKENYDSVKVFQVTEPVSIGKLSYRPLYIPK
- a CDS encoding helix-turn-helix transcriptional regulator is translated as MNSKKTVLLPKYQKIFEQLGENIKLSRKRRKLTTEQVSERAGINRTTLYRIEKGDPAVAIGSYFNVFRVLNLEDDFKKLAVDDEFGRKLQDLDLL
- a CDS encoding type II toxin-antitoxin system HipA family toxin, which produces MARGKFDIYVFADWVGLEEPTLIGILSAHFAKGKKAFSFEYDKDWLKTDAQRLLDPDIDFYSGPQYPTNKENFGIFLDSMPDTWGKTLMKRRAVQDARTNNEKARTLYEIDYLLGVFDESRMGALRFKTELEGPFLDNDDRTPTPPWSSLGDLQEAVKQLESDEQNDDIRKWIAVLIAPGSSLGGARPKANIFDTQGNLWIAKFPSKTDTVDKAAWEFLAYQLATASGIEMADSKIEKISGQYHTFLTRRFDRNNGKRIHFASAMTMTGNTEDIIKESAPSYLEIVEFIENYGADVEANLHQLWRRIVFNIAISNTDDHLRNHGFILTDKGWILSPAYDLNPSIEKDGLSLNIDMDDNALNFDLAKSVGEYFRLSESEMVTILSEVLTVVKNWKYIAEEVGIKRSEVELMEGAFRY